One part of the Aliivibrio fischeri ATCC 7744 = JCM 18803 = DSM 507 genome encodes these proteins:
- a CDS encoding formylglycine-generating enzyme family protein, with protein MKNKWLGFACLLPLLSGCNDANSSISASSDTVSKQQIDTIITNINKQYPDASNELKQNALNTAVRAIENLVFVKGGSFEMGDFKAPCEIPSRTTNRIDWSPDAQCLSSPLSTRKGADYLHKVTLDSYSMSAYETSFMDMEWMRQINGLPVAADKMDGYHVVEGEIIERGSKDYEYQLTRRKNQSTETINWQQAKDYCQWLGNLTALPFDLPTEAQWEYAARNRGEKRYYATNNGYLQYRNGQYFNPNTGYYIRYTEDEVNAGTGLEDSIGKWPANPLGIYGMSNNIREWINDWYSPTYYQESPELNPQGPKTGEEKVMRDGMGAMTIDRVPNKIEEDRYYASYSFRCSLQQQTPAIILN; from the coding sequence ATGAAAAACAAATGGTTAGGATTTGCTTGCTTACTACCATTATTAAGCGGCTGCAACGATGCGAATTCCTCTATTAGCGCATCAAGTGACACAGTATCAAAACAACAGATTGATACCATTATTACCAACATCAATAAGCAGTACCCTGATGCATCCAATGAATTAAAACAAAATGCATTAAACACCGCGGTTCGTGCTATTGAGAATCTAGTGTTCGTAAAAGGCGGCAGTTTTGAAATGGGGGATTTTAAAGCTCCTTGCGAAATTCCAAGCAGAACCACAAATAGAATAGACTGGTCACCTGATGCTCAATGTCTGAGTTCCCCACTAAGCACACGTAAAGGAGCTGATTACCTTCACAAAGTCACTCTTGATTCTTATTCTATGTCTGCTTATGAAACCAGCTTTATGGATATGGAGTGGATGCGTCAAATTAATGGATTGCCTGTCGCTGCTGATAAAATGGATGGTTATCATGTTGTTGAAGGTGAAATCATCGAAAGAGGATCTAAAGATTATGAATATCAATTAACACGCAGAAAAAATCAATCAACAGAAACAATAAATTGGCAACAAGCTAAAGATTATTGTCAATGGTTAGGTAATCTCACGGCACTGCCTTTTGACTTACCAACCGAAGCACAATGGGAATATGCCGCACGTAACCGAGGTGAAAAACGTTATTACGCGACTAATAATGGTTATTTGCAATACCGCAATGGGCAATATTTCAACCCAAATACTGGCTATTATATTCGTTATACTGAAGATGAGGTCAATGCAGGAACAGGACTAGAAGACAGCATAGGCAAATGGCCTGCCAACCCATTAGGGATATATGGCATGAGTAATAATATCAGAGAGTGGATCAATGATTGGTATTCTCCAACCTATTATCAAGAATCTCCAGAGTTAAATCCACAAGGGCCAAAAACAGGTGAAGAAAAAGTCATGCGTGATGGAATGGGAGCAATGACTATTGATAGAGTTCCAAATAAAATTGAGGAAGATAGATATTATGCCAGTTATAGTTTTCGCTGCTCTCTTCAGCAACAAACGCCTGCTATTATCTTAAATTAA
- the tssI gene encoding type VI secretion system tip protein TssI/VgrG, translated as MSRELEFKFEVLGTHHEFRVESFNVVEEVSLPFKMTLSLLSLDPDIEFDVLSRKPAVLTILGQGINAGRLFHGVVNEVRYLGVGRRFSRYQITLVPQLWFLTQRQDCRIFQDKSIVDILTEVLDGASVTDYRFELFNTYPNQEYLLQYRETDSHFVQRLLAEHGLWYYFEHTASNHTMVIVDKNDAIPELISSPLNASYIGPLVYQSDGGGNADREHIFELSAYNCVRTGHITQTDYNYEQPRIPQQVQQQGMLDTDLAVFDYPGRYENTHQGQQHTNYLLADNQVENHQIEASSNIMRLIAGYSFDLSKHPRSAINRDYTLLSVTHSGYNPQAYEEEASESPASYQNQFICIPRDVEYKAQKLPAPVIDGPQTAVVVGPVGEEIYTDPMGRIKVQFHWDRYGNNNEHSGCWLRVSQSMAAPTWGAVYLPRIGHEVVVTFLEGDPDRPLVTGAVYNGLNTPPYVLPENKTKTVFRTQTHKGDGYNEMSFEDEANQEQVYFHAQKDMKTKVLNNRFRTIGNDEELAVGRNQENEIRKDRKETIEGHKTSITNQTFTETVHQDVDVSYNANIEKSVAVDQTLTIHDNRNSTVGKNDDLTIKGEQSAITMGARSTDISADDTLTVGKNFTVEVGSNASIKSDGEHTIICADEISAKVGSSGFILKNNGTITLYGSNIMVDGASSVTLVGGNVAINPGAASSQSSSVSVNPPRAFSMSPLASTKPVMTSAAYSAMVEDGALMKELCQCGKGGVCQLHN; from the coding sequence ATGAGTCGCGAGTTAGAGTTTAAATTTGAAGTCCTCGGCACACATCATGAATTTCGTGTCGAGAGTTTTAATGTCGTTGAAGAGGTTTCTCTGCCCTTTAAAATGACTTTGTCTTTATTATCACTCGATCCTGATATTGAGTTTGATGTACTCAGCCGAAAACCAGCAGTGTTAACTATTTTAGGACAGGGCATCAATGCCGGACGGTTATTTCATGGGGTTGTTAATGAAGTGCGCTATTTAGGCGTAGGTCGCCGTTTTTCACGTTATCAAATCACGCTTGTCCCTCAATTATGGTTTTTAACTCAACGTCAAGATTGTCGTATTTTCCAAGATAAATCTATTGTCGACATTTTAACTGAAGTGCTTGATGGTGCATCAGTAACTGATTATCGTTTTGAGTTATTTAATACTTATCCAAATCAAGAATATTTACTTCAATATCGTGAAACAGATAGTCATTTTGTTCAGCGCCTGTTAGCAGAGCATGGTCTGTGGTATTACTTTGAACACACTGCAAGCAATCATACGATGGTGATTGTAGATAAAAATGATGCTATTCCAGAGTTAATCAGTTCGCCGTTAAATGCTTCTTATATTGGTCCATTGGTTTATCAATCTGACGGTGGTGGTAATGCAGATAGAGAGCATATTTTTGAATTAAGTGCTTATAACTGTGTTCGTACAGGGCATATTACTCAAACAGATTATAACTACGAGCAACCACGCATCCCTCAGCAAGTGCAGCAGCAAGGTATGCTAGATACGGACTTGGCTGTTTTTGACTATCCGGGACGTTACGAAAATACACATCAAGGTCAACAGCACACCAATTATCTATTAGCTGATAATCAGGTTGAAAATCATCAGATTGAAGCTTCAAGTAATATTATGCGTTTAATCGCTGGTTATAGCTTCGACTTATCAAAGCATCCAAGAAGTGCTATTAACCGTGACTATACTTTACTTTCAGTGACACATAGCGGTTATAACCCACAAGCGTATGAAGAGGAAGCAAGTGAATCTCCGGCTTCTTACCAAAATCAGTTTATTTGTATTCCACGTGATGTTGAATATAAAGCTCAAAAGTTACCTGCGCCTGTGATCGATGGTCCTCAAACGGCGGTTGTTGTTGGTCCTGTGGGTGAAGAGATTTATACCGATCCAATGGGGCGTATTAAAGTGCAGTTTCATTGGGATCGTTATGGTAACAATAATGAGCACTCTGGTTGTTGGTTACGAGTAAGTCAGTCTATGGCTGCGCCAACGTGGGGAGCAGTTTATTTACCAAGAATAGGGCATGAAGTGGTTGTCACCTTCTTAGAGGGGGATCCAGATAGACCTCTAGTGACAGGTGCTGTATACAATGGTTTGAACACACCACCTTATGTGTTACCAGAGAATAAAACTAAAACGGTGTTTCGTACCCAAACTCATAAAGGGGATGGTTATAACGAAATGTCGTTTGAAGATGAAGCGAACCAAGAGCAAGTTTATTTTCATGCTCAAAAAGATATGAAAACTAAGGTACTTAATAACCGTTTCAGAACCATAGGTAACGATGAAGAGTTAGCCGTTGGACGTAACCAAGAAAATGAAATAAGAAAAGATCGAAAAGAGACCATCGAAGGCCATAAAACATCAATTACAAACCAAACGTTCACAGAAACAGTTCATCAAGATGTCGACGTAAGTTACAACGCTAACATAGAAAAGAGCGTAGCGGTTGATCAGACGTTAACTATCCATGATAACCGCAATAGCACCGTGGGTAAAAATGATGATTTAACTATTAAAGGTGAACAAAGCGCGATAACGATGGGAGCAAGAAGCACTGATATTAGTGCTGATGATACATTAACTGTTGGTAAGAATTTTACGGTAGAAGTGGGAAGTAATGCCTCTATAAAATCCGATGGTGAGCATACGATTATCTGTGCAGATGAAATCAGTGCAAAAGTGGGTAGCTCAGGCTTTATCTTAAAAAATAATGGAACAATAACCTTATATGGTTCAAACATTATGGTTGATGGTGCAAGTTCCGTCACTTTAGTTGGAGGGAATGTTGCAATTAACCCTGGTGCAGCTTCGAGTCAAAGCAGTAGTGTGAGTGTTAATCCTCCTAGAGCCTTTTCCATGTCACCTTTGGCATCAACTAAGCCTGTGATGACGTCAGCAGCATACAGTGCAATGGTGGAAGATGGCGCATTAATGAAAGAGTTATGCCAATGTGGTAAGGGGGGCGTATGTCAACTTCACAACTAA
- a CDS encoding Hcp family type VI secretion system effector, whose translation MPTPAYMSIKGETQGDITKDAYSADSVGNVWQEAHVDEFLVQELDHVLTVPRDPQSGQPTGQRVHRPVVVTKQQDRCSPLLFNALVSGEKLPECSINFYRTSTSGKQEHYYTIKLIDALLVDMQTRMAHCQDAAMADRVTEEVLKFTYRAIEVTHETCGTAGNDDWRTPREA comes from the coding sequence ATGCCAACTCCAGCTTATATGTCAATTAAAGGTGAAACTCAAGGCGATATCACTAAAGATGCTTACTCAGCAGATTCAGTAGGTAACGTATGGCAAGAAGCGCACGTTGATGAATTTCTTGTTCAAGAACTTGATCACGTATTAACGGTTCCACGTGATCCACAAAGCGGCCAACCAACAGGTCAACGCGTTCACCGTCCAGTAGTCGTAACTAAGCAACAAGACCGTTGTTCTCCACTACTATTCAATGCTCTTGTATCTGGTGAAAAACTGCCTGAGTGTAGCATCAACTTCTACCGCACTTCGACTTCAGGTAAGCAAGAGCATTACTACACAATTAAACTGATTGATGCACTACTAGTTGATATGCAAACTCGCATGGCTCACTGTCAAGATGCAGCAATGGCTGATCGTGTAACAGAAGAAGTGCTTAAGTTTACTTACCGTGCAATTGAAGTGACTCACGAAACATGCGGTACAGCAGGTAATGACGACTGGCGCACACCGCGCGAAGCGTAA
- a CDS encoding DUF4123 domain-containing protein: MSTSQLNSEWRLNIVEQPLFDASENIYALIEPELWAEWHAELSSHVDELEIFELFKATQFNAIKNGPVVVNIATSQALFEASVNKMNSTHCGALFYTENTTSSSELMYSLRNALVVKRGNGEVFLRYYDPRGLLPLVASMSDTERRDYFAPVTKITWFNKAWLTVPISESLAPPFSDYQWTMTELHLASMQFILTQW; this comes from the coding sequence ATGTCAACTTCACAACTAAATAGTGAATGGCGATTGAATATTGTTGAACAACCATTATTTGATGCATCAGAAAACATTTATGCGTTAATTGAACCAGAGCTATGGGCAGAGTGGCATGCAGAGCTTAGTTCACATGTTGATGAATTAGAGATCTTTGAACTATTTAAAGCAACGCAGTTTAATGCGATAAAAAATGGTCCTGTAGTGGTTAATATCGCAACGTCACAAGCATTATTCGAAGCGAGTGTAAATAAAATGAACTCCACGCATTGTGGAGCGTTGTTTTATACTGAAAACACAACCAGCAGTAGTGAATTAATGTATTCATTACGTAATGCTTTGGTCGTTAAAAGAGGCAATGGAGAAGTGTTTTTACGCTATTACGACCCTAGAGGATTATTGCCATTAGTTGCCTCAATGTCAGATACAGAGCGTCGAGATTATTTTGCACCGGTGACTAAAATCACATGGTTTAATAAAGCGTGGCTTACTGTTCCCATTTCAGAATCTCTTGCACCTCCATTTTCTGATTATCAATGGACAATGACTGAACTACATCTTGCGTCCATGCAATTTATTTTAACTCAATGGTAA
- a CDS encoding bifunctional molybdopterin-guanine dinucleotide biosynthesis adaptor protein MobB/molybdopterin molybdotransferase MoeA — protein sequence MSLTSASIPLLGFAAYSGTGKTTLLEKLLPKLTDMGLKVAVIKHAHHNFDIDQEGKDSYRLRKAGASQMLISSRFRNALITETPDEETTCQQLINKLDQTELDLILIEGFKQLPYTKIELHRDEIGKPWIFPEDENIIAIASDSKADSELPQMDINDTDSITQFIVDYVKQHQHKQQSDLSANCDELSPAFLSVSQGRAKILEAITPLSSQSNVSLVESINALAAQDILSPINVPQHNNSAMDGYVICGDDLERESYTVVAEIMAGHSYDRPLQHGEAAKIMTGAPVPENGHAVIMREQATQEGDQVYFDAGKSGIRKGQNVRLAGEDLAMDQICVAKGSRITAPEVGMLASLGIASVPVIAKTKVAIFSTGDEVQAPGEAQKANSIYDSNRFTLTALLQKLGCEVIDFGIIEDSEAALESTLSQASQQADMILSSGGVSVGDADYIKTILDKLGNINFWRINMRPGRPLAFGHIGDTPFFGLPGNPVAVMVAFLQFVEPALRKLQGEDNWQPETFTAIAKEFIRSRTGRTEYSRGIYSINQNGQMEVVTTGKQGSGILRSMSEANCLIEVQPEVESVDIGQKVTIIPLGSRV from the coding sequence ATGAGCTTAACGTCTGCGTCTATCCCTTTATTGGGTTTTGCTGCTTATAGCGGCACAGGTAAAACAACATTACTTGAAAAACTGCTGCCTAAACTGACTGATATGGGACTAAAAGTCGCAGTCATTAAACACGCTCATCATAATTTTGATATCGACCAAGAAGGCAAAGACAGTTACCGCTTACGTAAAGCGGGCGCTAGCCAAATGTTGATCAGTTCACGCTTTCGTAATGCCTTGATCACTGAAACACCCGATGAAGAAACGACATGTCAGCAGTTAATCAATAAACTCGACCAAACTGAATTAGACTTAATTCTTATTGAAGGGTTTAAACAACTGCCATACACCAAGATTGAATTACATCGTGATGAAATCGGCAAGCCTTGGATTTTCCCAGAAGATGAGAACATCATTGCGATTGCCTCGGATTCAAAAGCCGACTCTGAACTGCCTCAAATGGATATCAATGATACCGACTCAATCACGCAATTCATTGTTGACTACGTAAAACAACATCAACATAAACAACAAAGTGACCTATCTGCTAACTGCGATGAGTTATCTCCTGCGTTTTTATCTGTTAGCCAAGGCAGAGCTAAGATTTTAGAGGCAATCACTCCACTAAGTTCACAAAGTAATGTTTCTTTAGTTGAGTCGATTAACGCATTAGCCGCTCAAGATATTTTATCGCCGATTAATGTTCCTCAACATAACAATTCAGCAATGGATGGCTATGTGATTTGTGGTGATGATTTAGAGCGTGAAAGCTATACGGTCGTTGCCGAAATCATGGCGGGTCACAGCTATGATCGCCCCCTTCAACATGGTGAAGCCGCAAAAATCATGACGGGTGCCCCTGTACCTGAAAATGGTCATGCTGTGATCATGCGAGAACAAGCGACTCAAGAAGGTGATCAAGTATACTTCGATGCGGGTAAATCAGGCATTCGTAAAGGCCAAAACGTTCGTCTAGCCGGTGAAGACCTGGCTATGGATCAGATCTGTGTGGCTAAAGGTTCACGTATTACAGCACCTGAAGTGGGTATGCTTGCATCTTTAGGCATTGCTTCTGTTCCTGTTATCGCTAAAACAAAAGTGGCTATCTTCTCGACTGGCGATGAAGTTCAAGCGCCGGGTGAAGCACAAAAAGCCAACTCTATTTACGACTCAAACCGTTTTACTTTAACGGCATTACTGCAAAAATTAGGCTGTGAAGTGATTGATTTCGGTATCATTGAAGACAGTGAAGCCGCTTTAGAATCAACGCTTTCTCAAGCATCACAACAAGCAGATATGATTTTATCTTCTGGTGGTGTGTCGGTTGGTGATGCGGACTACATCAAAACGATTTTAGACAAACTGGGCAATATTAATTTCTGGCGTATCAATATGCGTCCGGGACGCCCTCTTGCCTTTGGTCATATTGGTGATACTCCATTCTTCGGTTTACCAGGTAACCCTGTAGCAGTAATGGTGGCGTTCTTACAGTTTGTTGAGCCTGCACTTCGCAAACTTCAAGGCGAAGATAATTGGCAGCCTGAAACCTTTACTGCTATTGCAAAAGAGTTTATTCGTTCTCGCACTGGCCGAACTGAATACAGCCGTGGCATTTACTCGATTAACCAAAATGGTCAAATGGAAGTGGTAACCACAGGTAAGCAAGGCTCTGGGATTTTACGTTCAATGAGTGAAGCCAATTGCTTAATTGAAGTGCAACCAGAAGTTGAGTCGGTAGATATTGGTCAGAAAGTGACAATTATTCCACTGGGTTCGAGAGTTTAA
- a CDS encoding formylglycine-generating enzyme family protein, whose amino-acid sequence MKNKWLGFACLLPLLSGCNDANSSISASSDTVSKQQIDTIITNINKLYPDASTELKQNALNTAVRAIENLVFVKGGSFEMGDFGSPCEIPSVTRNRIDWSPDVKCLASFSSVETGANKVHKVTLDSYSMSAYETSFMDMEWMRQINGLPVADNKWDGYHIIKGEVIERDSEDYEYLLTRRKNQSAGTKNWHQAKDYCQWLGNLTALPFDLPTEAQWEYAARNRGEKRYYSTNNGYLQYRNGQYFNPNTGYYINYTDDEVNAGTGLENNLGKWPANPLGIYGMSNNISEWTNDWYSPDYYQGSPELNPQGPKSGEEKVMRDGKGSMTIDRVNKPIKRDSYYPSSSFRCSLQQKTPATIVNP is encoded by the coding sequence ATGAAAAACAAATGGTTAGGATTTGCTTGCTTACTACCATTATTAAGCGGCTGCAACGATGCCAACTCCTCTATTAGCGCATCAAGTGACACGGTATCAAAACAACAGATTGATACCATTATTACCAACATCAATAAGTTGTACCCCGATGCATCAACCGAATTAAAACAAAACGCATTAAACACTGCGGTTCGTGCTATTGAGAATCTAGTGTTCGTAAAAGGCGGCAGTTTTGAAATGGGAGATTTTGGCTCCCCTTGTGAAATTCCAAGTGTAACTAGAAACAGAATAGACTGGTCACCTGATGTAAAATGTTTGGCCTCCTTCAGTAGTGTAGAAACAGGAGCTAATAAGGTTCACAAAGTCACTCTTGATTCTTATTCTATGTCTGCTTATGAGACCAGCTTTATGGATATGGAATGGATGCGCCAAATTAATGGGTTGCCTGTCGCAGATAATAAATGGGATGGCTACCATATCATTAAAGGCGAAGTCATCGAAAGAGACTCTGAAGATTATGAATACCTATTAACACGCAGAAAAAATCAATCAGCAGGAACAAAAAATTGGCACCAGGCTAAAGATTATTGTCAATGGTTAGGTAATCTCACAGCACTGCCTTTTGACTTACCAACCGAAGCGCAATGGGAATATGCTGCACGTAACCGAGGTGAAAAACGTTATTACTCGACTAATAATGGTTATTTGCAATACCGCAATGGGCAATATTTCAACCCAAATACTGGTTACTACATTAATTATACTGATGATGAGGTCAATGCAGGAACAGGGCTAGAAAACAATCTCGGCAAATGGCCTGCCAACCCATTAGGCATATACGGCATGAGTAATAATATTAGCGAGTGGACCAATGATTGGTATTCACCTGATTATTATCAAGGATCTCCAGAGTTGAACCCACAAGGGCCAAAATCAGGCGAAGAAAAAGTCATGCGAGATGGAAAGGGGTCAATGACTATTGATAGAGTCAATAAACCTATAAAACGTGATAGTTATTATCCAAGCAGCAGCTTTCGCTGCTCCCTGCAACAAAAAACTCCAGCGACCATAGTTAACCCTTAA
- a CDS encoding LysM peptidoglycan-binding domain-containing protein, producing MSQSYIVQSGDTLLKIAIDNDVPFTTLLELNPKYQPNPDLIHVGDSIRLPEEVEDEEIEQDYFIEPVKPRPVSDTCTLMSPPECEAKEVHDILFVTGVHKTDFYCVDEKALKFIKEEVSELNKLIQGYVDLVSAALNVESATKEQIAAHARKRQAWLEAANYAGAIFLSESSLDKQRKRNEAAQIKKQDNENWEALQGQIKELENTKLFVKDYNENPLYTDNLSVGTLKREALERIDADLGRLRQQQLAMVQQSEEKAQSNPSPIKPNNQSVKLNNIKGKSAAKRHVIEVFSVLDNRYMYIRADFFEREYAHWRQVPDRTNTRQALLDNDKKGLMTAVAKDIAADIKSDIKSGPLKKQIAEWKADGGYWLESKKEYDLWGEGDNSKIAVSHEAQLVRWGANAAASLDKTGMAIGGSAAIALAEASAKIEGFLPYKGGYAAKLTYTDANKNTATYAFGCFRLKGEIQISAFVGAMVSGDASAKILLPEVGEGSVGALYSPNVGLATSNTGGEVGLKVDGFAGGQVGGKVTGSAEWQAPPATSKAKEKENAKIDFQQLAEVSAEGNIAGGLGAGVDFQLRLTPDGFYFACSGRFVFGAGGSGSFASLIKLDQLWELAKVILQGLQWVGYRLLENIDDRAYEYLVRTSYLTFASDAVEALKKGVMLGQTIINDIWRDRDAIRERQKEAKMLSQRIMTEEVFSGVPSDQLLPEVVGMMLNTLVEDFFMHGEEAQETAICYLLKKTTYSWRKFEEILSRMNDFGTREAGYEKLFVNLKRINTVLDGEQQREFNGWVYRLAKAKKQSEIPSMPFTPKTEIS from the coding sequence ATGAGCCAATCTTATATTGTTCAGAGCGGTGATACGCTACTTAAAATTGCCATTGATAATGATGTCCCTTTCACCACGTTATTAGAGTTGAACCCGAAATATCAACCAAACCCTGATTTAATACATGTAGGTGATAGCATTCGTCTGCCAGAAGAAGTCGAGGATGAGGAGATAGAGCAAGATTATTTTATTGAACCTGTAAAACCTCGCCCAGTATCAGACACCTGCACATTAATGTCTCCGCCAGAATGCGAAGCTAAAGAAGTGCATGACATTTTGTTTGTGACAGGGGTACATAAAACAGATTTTTATTGTGTGGATGAAAAAGCGCTCAAATTTATAAAAGAGGAAGTAAGTGAATTAAATAAACTGATCCAAGGGTATGTTGATCTTGTTAGTGCTGCACTTAATGTAGAAAGTGCCACAAAAGAGCAGATTGCAGCTCATGCCAGAAAGAGACAGGCATGGCTAGAGGCGGCAAATTATGCAGGAGCGATTTTTCTATCAGAATCAAGTCTTGATAAACAAAGAAAAAGAAATGAAGCTGCACAAATAAAAAAACAAGACAACGAGAATTGGGAGGCTCTACAAGGACAAATAAAAGAGCTTGAGAATACAAAGCTGTTTGTGAAGGATTATAACGAAAATCCTTTATATACTGATAACTTATCTGTTGGCACATTAAAAAGAGAAGCTCTTGAGCGTATCGATGCTGATTTAGGGCGATTACGTCAACAACAATTGGCTATGGTACAACAAAGTGAAGAGAAAGCGCAGAGTAACCCATCTCCTATAAAACCAAATAATCAATCAGTTAAGTTAAATAATATAAAGGGAAAAAGCGCTGCTAAGCGTCATGTTATTGAGGTGTTCTCGGTATTAGATAATAGGTATATGTATATTCGCGCTGATTTTTTTGAGCGAGAGTATGCGCATTGGCGTCAAGTACCAGATAGAACGAATACTAGGCAAGCGTTGCTTGATAATGATAAAAAAGGCTTAATGACAGCAGTAGCAAAAGACATTGCTGCAGATATAAAAAGTGATATCAAAAGTGGACCATTAAAAAAACAGATAGCGGAATGGAAAGCTGACGGTGGGTACTGGCTTGAATCTAAAAAGGAATATGACCTTTGGGGAGAAGGCGATAACAGCAAAATTGCCGTAAGCCATGAAGCTCAGCTAGTTCGTTGGGGAGCGAATGCTGCAGCAAGCCTAGATAAAACAGGTATGGCGATTGGTGGCTCTGCGGCAATTGCGCTTGCAGAGGCATCAGCGAAAATAGAAGGATTTCTGCCGTATAAAGGAGGTTATGCCGCTAAGTTAACCTACACCGATGCAAATAAAAATACTGCTACCTATGCTTTTGGTTGCTTTAGACTCAAAGGGGAAATACAAATCAGTGCGTTTGTAGGCGCAATGGTGAGTGGAGATGCGTCAGCAAAAATATTATTACCTGAAGTTGGAGAAGGCAGTGTTGGTGCGCTATATAGCCCAAATGTAGGGTTAGCAACGTCCAATACTGGTGGCGAAGTTGGTCTTAAAGTTGATGGCTTTGCGGGTGGACAAGTTGGCGGAAAAGTTACAGGCAGTGCAGAGTGGCAAGCACCACCAGCAACATCTAAAGCGAAAGAAAAAGAGAACGCTAAAATCGACTTTCAACAGTTAGCCGAAGTATCTGCCGAAGGAAACATTGCAGGAGGCCTTGGTGCTGGGGTTGATTTTCAATTGAGATTAACTCCTGATGGATTTTATTTTGCATGCTCAGGCCGCTTCGTATTTGGTGCTGGAGGCAGTGGTAGTTTTGCTTCATTAATCAAGTTAGATCAGTTGTGGGAGCTAGCTAAAGTTATTTTGCAAGGACTGCAGTGGGTAGGGTATCGACTGCTTGAAAATATTGATGATCGAGCGTATGAATATTTAGTTAGAACCAGTTATTTAACCTTTGCTTCTGATGCTGTTGAAGCTTTAAAGAAAGGGGTAATGCTAGGTCAAACTATTATTAATGATATTTGGAGGGATCGTGATGCTATTCGTGAACGTCAAAAAGAAGCGAAAATGCTCTCTCAACGCATCATGACTGAAGAGGTATTTAGTGGTGTACCTTCAGACCAACTCTTGCCTGAGGTGGTCGGTATGATGCTCAATACTTTAGTGGAAGATTTTTTCATGCATGGTGAAGAAGCACAAGAGACTGCTATTTGTTATCTATTAAAGAAAACCACTTACAGTTGGCGTAAGTTTGAAGAGATTTTATCTCGTATGAACGATTTTGGTACAAGAGAGGCGGGTTATGAAAAATTGTTTGTTAACTTAAAACGCATAAATACGGTGTTAGACGGCGAGCAGCAAAGAGAGTTTAATGGCTGGGTTTATCGCTTAGCAAAAGCCAAAAAACAATCAGAAATACCGTCTATGCCATTTACGCCAAAAACAGAAATAAGTTGA